From the genome of Anoplopoma fimbria isolate UVic2021 breed Golden Eagle Sablefish chromosome 1, Afim_UVic_2022, whole genome shotgun sequence, one region includes:
- the vps26b gene encoding vacuolar protein sorting-associated protein 26B, whose protein sequence is MSFFSFGQSAEIDVVLNDAETRKKAEHKTEDGKKDKYFLFYDGETVSGKVNVTLKNPGKRLEHQGIKIEFVGQIELYYDRGNHHEFVSLVKDLARPGEITQSQTFDFEFTHVEKPYESYTGQNVKLRYFLRATVIRRLNDISKEMDIVVHTLSTYPELNSSIKMEVGIEDCLHIEFEYNKSKYHLKDVIVGKIYFLLVRIKIKHMEIDIIKRETTGTGPSVYHENDTIAKYEIMDGAPVRGESIPIRLFLAGYDLTPTMRDINKKFSVRYYLNLVLIDEEERRYFKQQEITLWRKGDVVRKSMSHQAAIASQRFEGSAASESALEQAAKEESG, encoded by the exons ATGAGTTTCTTTAGTTTTGGACAAAGTGCAGAGATTGACGTGGTCCTGAATGATGCCGAAACGAGGAAAAAGGCTGAACACAAGACtgaagatggaaagaaagataaatactttcttttctACGATGGCGAGACTGTCAGTGGGAAGGTGAACGTCACGCTGAAGAACCCGGGGAAGAGGCTCGAACACCAGGGGATCAAAATTGAATTTGTTGGCCAAATAG AGCTGTATTACGACAGAGGAAACCATCATGAGTTTGTTTCCCTGGTGAAAGATCTTGCAAGACCGGGTGAAATAACTCAGTCACAGACGTTCGACTTTGAGTTCACTCATGTTGAAAAACCCTACGAGTCGTACACAGGCCAGAACGTCAAGCTAAG ataTTTTCTTCGGGCCACGGTGATCAGACGACTAAATGACATCAGTAAAGAGATGGACATTGTGGTCCACACATTGAGCACTTACCCTGAACTCAACTCCTCCATTAAAATGGAAGTTGGAATCGAGGATTGTCTCCACATTGAGTTTGAGTACAACAAATCCAA GTATCATTTGAAAGATGTCATTGTgggaaaaatctattttctgcTTGTGAGGATTAAAATTAAACACATGGAGATTGACATCATTAAACGTGAGACGACGGGCACCGGCCCAAGTGTATACCACGAAAACGACACGATCGCCAAGTACGAGATCATGGACGGAGCTCCGGTCAGGG GAGAGTCCATTCCCATCCGGTTATTTCTGGCTGGTTATGATCTGACTCCCACGATGCGAGACATCAACAAGAAGTTCTCTGTGCGCTACTACCTGAACCTGGTTCTGATCGACGAGGAGGAGAGACGCTACTTCAAACAGCAG GAAATCACACTGTGGAGGAAAGGGGACGTGGTGAGGAAGAGCATGTCCCATCAGGCAGCCATCGCCTCTCAGAGGTTCGAGGGCTCGGCTGCTTCAGAGAGTGCACTGGAGCAGGCGGCGAAGGAGGAGAGCGGGTAG
- the jam3a gene encoding LOW QUALITY PROTEIN: junctional adhesion molecule 3B (The sequence of the model RefSeq protein was modified relative to this genomic sequence to represent the inferred CDS: inserted 1 base in 1 codon) has product MAIQRLVACFVLCTSLGHIPSSLGVILRTTDKIVWANEFEPIELTCLIESISTNNPRIEWKKIKNGVPSYVYFQNRIAGDLEHRAQLREPANIMIFNATRSDTAEYRCEVAAIDDQRDFDEILISLAVRVKPVVPRCSVPEAVTVGTSTELRCLENEGFPAPLYRWFHNSEELPQEPKNSPKLVNSSYSINPDTGGLKFRRVRKEDAGEYYCQAKNEAGHAQCPSQMMEVYDVDILGIFLKSFGAVTVFFCLAASICHSFKRGCFYXKGLNENNYNWPAQNEGVEYADADEGHFRHKSSFII; this is encoded by the exons ATGGCGATTCAGCGACTCGTGGCTTGTTTTGTTCTGTGCACCAGTTTAG gtcaCATCCCATCATCACTCGGGGTAATCCTCCGAACCACAGACAAGATTGTGTGGGCAAATGAGTTTGAGC CCATCGAGCTGACCTGTTTAATAGAGTCCATCTCCACAAACAACCCGAGGATTGAATGGAAAAAGATTAAGAACGGTGTCCCCAGTTATGTGTACTTTCAAAACAGGATAGCAG GGGACTTGGAGCACAGAGCTCAGCTCAGAGAGCCGGCCAACATCATGATCTTCAACGCCACTCGGTCCGACACTGCAGAGTACCGCTGCGAGGTGGCAGCCATCGATGATCAAAGGGACTTTGATGAGATACTTATTAGCCTTGCAGTGAGAG tGAAACCTGTTGTACCACGGTGCAGTGTGCCAGAGGCGGTCACAGTTGGAACCTCAACTGAGCTGCGATGTCTGGAGAACGAGGGCTTCCCTGCTCCTCTGTACCGCTGGTTCCACAACAGCGAGGAGCTTCCTCAGGAACCCAAAAACAGCCCCAAGTTGGTCAACTCTTCCTACAGCATCAACCCTGACACTGGAGGCTTG AAATTTCGAAGAGTGAGGAAGGAGGACGCAGGGGAGTACTACTGCCAGGCAAAAAATGAAGCCGGACACGCACAGTGTCCTTCACAAATGATGGAAGTCT ATGACGTCGACATCCTCGGGATTTTCCTCAAGTCGTTCGGTGCAGTgactgttttcttctgtttggcTGCTTCCATTTGTCATTCCTTTAAACGTGGATGCTTCT AAAAAGGTCTCAATGAAAATAA ctACAATTGGCCAGCACAGAATGAGGGGGTTGAATATGCCGATGCAGATGAG GGCCATTTTCGCCACAAGTCCTCTTTTATCATTTGA